One window from the genome of Acinetobacter sp. ANC 7912 encodes:
- the ppk1 gene encoding polyphosphate kinase 1, translated as MNTAANSPTVQTEYTYNDRYINRELSILDFHLRVLEQAVDPLHPLLERMNFLLIFSRNLDEFFEIRVAGVMEQLYLGNESRSPDGLTPKQVLEQISKTAHAAIERQYRILNEEILPKLREEDICFLRRGELTPAQSQWVKKYFQEQVAPVLTPISLDPAHPFPRLVNKSLNFIVTLEGKDAFGRQIDLAVVPAPRSLPRVVRLPDELTGGKEHHVMLSAIIHEHVSDLFPGMTATGCYQFRVTRNADLALNEDVEDLAIALKGELNSRRFGRAVRLEVTENCPQHIYQYLLDEFDLEEEQLYKVAGPVNLARLLSNFKRPHLRYDSFTPVVPKVLKKSENIFSAMQKQDILLHHPFESFSPVISLLREAARDPQVLAIKQTLYRSGADSEIVQVLAEAARNGKEVTAVIELRARFDEESNIAVANVLQEAGAVVVYGIVGYKTHAKMILVVRRENNKLVRYVHLGTGNYHAGNARIYTDYGLLTTDKDLCEDVHRIFQELTGMGKMAKLKKLLHAPFTLHAQLINYIDNEIANAKVGKKAQIIVKVNALTELQLINKLYEASQAGVKIDLIIRSICCLRPGLPGLSENIRVRSIVGRFLEHTRVYYFLNNGDSRIYCSSADWMDRNLFNRVEACFPIEDETLKKRIYQQGLLNYLKDNQQAWLLQSDGTWVRAQPAEGEAPHNAQRVLLETFK; from the coding sequence ATGAATACGGCAGCGAATAGCCCTACAGTACAGACTGAATATACCTATAACGACCGCTATATTAACCGGGAACTGTCTATTCTGGATTTCCATTTGCGTGTTCTGGAGCAGGCGGTGGATCCACTACATCCTCTGTTGGAACGTATGAACTTCCTGCTGATCTTTTCCCGTAACCTGGACGAGTTCTTCGAGATCCGTGTAGCAGGGGTGATGGAACAGCTGTATCTGGGCAATGAAAGCCGTAGTCCGGATGGCCTGACGCCGAAACAGGTGCTAGAACAGATTTCCAAAACTGCCCATGCAGCGATTGAACGACAGTATCGTATTTTAAATGAAGAAATCTTGCCGAAACTGCGTGAAGAAGATATTTGTTTCCTGCGTCGTGGTGAGTTAACCCCAGCCCAATCGCAATGGGTGAAAAAATATTTCCAGGAACAGGTCGCTCCCGTACTGACTCCAATCAGTTTGGACCCAGCGCATCCATTCCCGCGTCTGGTCAATAAATCCCTGAACTTTATCGTAACTCTGGAAGGGAAGGATGCCTTTGGTCGTCAGATCGATCTGGCTGTGGTTCCTGCACCACGTTCCTTGCCACGTGTGGTACGTCTGCCGGATGAACTGACTGGTGGTAAAGAACACCACGTGATGCTGTCTGCGATTATTCACGAGCATGTCTCTGACCTGTTTCCGGGCATGACCGCAACCGGATGCTATCAGTTCCGTGTCACCCGTAATGCCGACTTGGCACTGAATGAAGATGTGGAAGATCTGGCAATTGCCCTCAAAGGCGAGCTGAACTCACGCCGTTTTGGTCGTGCCGTGCGTCTGGAAGTGACAGAAAACTGTCCTCAGCATATTTATCAGTACCTGCTGGATGAATTCGACCTGGAAGAAGAGCAACTCTATAAAGTGGCCGGTCCGGTAAATCTGGCGCGTTTACTGTCGAATTTTAAACGTCCACATCTGCGTTATGACTCATTTACCCCGGTGGTACCTAAAGTCCTGAAGAAATCGGAAAATATCTTTAGCGCGATGCAGAAGCAGGACATCCTGCTGCATCATCCGTTTGAGTCTTTCTCTCCGGTAATTTCTTTGCTGCGTGAAGCGGCACGCGATCCACAGGTGCTGGCGATCAAGCAGACGCTTTACCGCAGCGGTGCAGATTCCGAAATCGTGCAGGTACTGGCAGAAGCTGCGCGGAATGGTAAGGAAGTTACCGCCGTTATTGAACTGCGTGCACGTTTTGATGAAGAATCCAATATCGCCGTAGCCAATGTGCTGCAGGAAGCAGGTGCAGTCGTGGTGTATGGCATCGTGGGTTATAAAACCCATGCCAAGATGATTCTGGTAGTACGTCGAGAAAACAACAAGCTGGTACGTTATGTCCATCTCGGAACCGGGAACTACCATGCTGGCAATGCGCGTATCTATACCGACTATGGTTTGCTGACCACGGACAAAGACTTGTGTGAAGATGTGCACCGGATCTTCCAGGAACTGACTGGTATGGGCAAAATGGCCAAGCTGAAAAAGCTGCTACATGCGCCATTTACCTTGCATGCCCAACTCATCAATTACATCGACAATGAAATTGCCAATGCCAAAGTGGGCAAAAAAGCGCAGATCATCGTCAAAGTGAATGCTTTGACCGAACTGCAGCTGATTAACAAGCTGTATGAAGCTTCTCAAGCTGGTGTGAAGATTGACCTGATCATCCGTTCAATCTGTTGTCTACGTCCGGGTTTACCGGGTTTGTCGGAAAATATTCGTGTACGTTCTATTGTCGGTCGTTTTCTGGAGCATACCCGCGTGTATTACTTCCTGAATAATGGCGATTCACGTATTTATTGTTCAAGTGCCGACTGGATGGACCGAAACCTGTTTAACCGGGTTGAAGCTTGTTTCCCGATTGAAGATGAAACCTTGAAAAAACGCATCTATCAGCAAGGTTTGTTGAACTACCTGAAAGACAACCAGCAGGCCTGGTTGTTGCAAAGTGATGGTACTTGGGTACGCGCACAACCGGCAGAAGGGGAAGCACCGCATAATGCACAGCGGGTACTGTTAGAAACCTTTAAGTAA
- the oxyR gene encoding LysR family transcriptional regulator OxyR, translated as MAALPSLRQLSYLVTLSETLHFTEAARRSFVTQSTLSGGIMELERLLGGVLVERDRQNVRLTPLGEQVVARARVLLADAQDLMRLSREMSEPLTGDLHLGVIPTIAPFILSQLLDEVHKQLPKIQLYLHEAQSEKIVERLEHGNLDMVVLALPFDTRSLKVAEIAKESLYVVHHKSDQNAANAKTLEDLDLSRLMLLEEGHCLRDHALSACPIGERKNDHRLKASSLPTLIEMVSSDLGFTLLPEIAIHTNMVKANSELQVNRISGAPSRTLALVTRKSTPLQSEFDVLLQILQKVTQH; from the coding sequence ATGGCTGCATTACCATCCCTAAGACAGCTGTCATACCTCGTAACACTGTCAGAGACGCTGCATTTTACAGAAGCTGCTCGCCGTTCTTTTGTGACTCAGTCCACCCTGTCTGGCGGGATCATGGAATTGGAGCGTTTGCTTGGTGGCGTTCTTGTTGAACGTGATCGTCAGAACGTACGTTTGACCCCGCTTGGTGAACAAGTGGTTGCACGCGCCCGTGTTCTACTGGCAGATGCTCAAGACCTGATGCGTTTAAGCCGCGAAATGAGCGAGCCGCTGACCGGCGACCTGCATCTTGGGGTGATTCCAACTATCGCGCCATTTATCCTGTCACAACTATTGGATGAAGTGCATAAACAGTTACCAAAAATCCAGCTGTACCTGCACGAAGCCCAAAGTGAAAAGATTGTGGAACGTCTGGAACACGGCAACCTGGATATGGTGGTGCTGGCACTGCCGTTTGATACTCGCAGCTTGAAAGTCGCTGAGATTGCCAAAGAAAGTCTGTACGTAGTTCATCACAAATCTGACCAGAATGCAGCAAATGCCAAAACACTAGAAGATCTGGATCTGTCTCGTCTGATGTTGCTGGAAGAAGGCCACTGTCTACGTGATCATGCTTTAAGTGCCTGTCCGATCGGTGAACGTAAAAATGATCACCGCCTGAAAGCAAGCTCACTACCGACACTGATTGAAATGGTTTCTTCTGATTTAGGCTTCACCCTGCTGCCAGAAATTGCAATTCATACCAATATGGTGAAAGCTAATTCAGAGCTTCAGGTGAACCGGATTAGTGGTGCACCAAGCCGTACTTTGGCTTTGGTAACACGTAAAAGTACACCGCTGCAAAGTGAATTCGATGTATTGCTACAGATTCTACAAAAAGTTACTCAACACTAA
- the estB gene encoding esterase EstB, which yields MNSALQYSVSPYSAFMHETKVDLGNGIELHVEVGGLENQPTLLLIMGLGAQMLFWPDFFCKSLIDQGFRVIRFDNRDIGLSSKVHHKGPRLNTLKLMGRFMLGLENQGAPYTLYDMADDVSLLIDCMGLDEVYVLGASMGGMIAQILAARYPEKVKKLGLLFTSNNQPLLPPPFPKQLFSLIGKPASHDEDGIVDHSLKLFKIIGSPGYVNQIEAMQTARKLYQRSYYPAGVLQQFLAILCTGSLLQLDKQIPHETLVVHGSHDRLLPPGHGKAVAKAISGAKFELIDGMGHDIPPHFIPYLSELFADHFKSLN from the coding sequence ATGAACAGTGCCTTGCAATACAGTGTTTCCCCATACTCAGCTTTTATGCATGAAACCAAGGTCGATCTTGGTAATGGCATTGAACTGCATGTCGAAGTTGGCGGTTTAGAAAATCAGCCCACGCTGCTGTTAATCATGGGACTCGGTGCACAAATGCTGTTCTGGCCAGATTTTTTCTGTAAATCCCTAATTGACCAGGGCTTTCGTGTTATTCGTTTCGATAACCGTGATATCGGCCTATCTTCCAAGGTGCATCATAAAGGTCCACGCCTGAATACCTTGAAACTGATGGGACGTTTCATGCTGGGACTGGAAAATCAGGGCGCACCTTATACCCTGTATGACATGGCCGATGATGTCAGTCTGCTGATTGACTGCATGGGTCTCGATGAAGTTTATGTGCTGGGCGCATCGATGGGCGGCATGATTGCCCAGATTCTGGCAGCGCGTTATCCGGAAAAAGTGAAAAAGCTTGGTTTATTATTTACCAGCAATAACCAACCGCTGTTACCCCCTCCATTTCCAAAACAACTCTTTAGTCTAATTGGCAAGCCGGCTTCGCATGATGAAGATGGAATTGTCGACCACAGCCTAAAGCTTTTTAAAATCATTGGCTCACCGGGTTATGTCAACCAAATCGAAGCCATGCAGACCGCCCGCAAATTATATCAGCGAAGTTATTACCCAGCGGGTGTACTTCAACAGTTTTTAGCAATATTATGTACGGGCTCGTTGTTGCAACTGGATAAGCAAATTCCTCATGAGACGCTTGTGGTTCATGGCTCTCACGATCGCTTGCTCCCTCCCGGCCATGGTAAGGCTGTTGCAAAGGCAATATCAGGTGCTAAATTTGAATTAATTGATGGAATGGGGCATGATATCCCACCGCATTTTATTCCATATCTTAGCGAATTATTTGCTGATCATTTTAAATCATTAAATTAG
- a CDS encoding FAD-dependent oxidoreductase codes for MHPIVIIGSGMAGYAVAREFRKLNPDHELLMICADDATNYAKPTLSNAFVGKKAPENIALGDAAKMAAQLNMRIETHTWVKAIDAVAHELTIAKDGQEQKQPYSKLVLAVGANPIRLAISGDGSDDIHVVNNLTDYKAFRTSLAARQDKRVVILGAGLIGCEFANDLQHTGHQVTIIDLAPYPLVRLLPEHVAKAFQQNLAETGIKFVLGTTVEKVSKVDNGDYLVTLANGQSVIADVVLSAVGLQPNASMAKASGVHAVRGILTNAHLETNLPDIYAVGDCAEVNGTLLPYVMPIMQQARALAKTLNGESTSVHYPAMPVAVKTPAAPLTVLPAPAEVEVTWETEEFDDGMLAKATDSEGTLRGFVLLGPTAAKQRLTLTKQVPDLIPAAV; via the coding sequence ATGCATCCTATCGTCATCATTGGTTCGGGTATGGCAGGTTATGCTGTCGCACGAGAGTTTCGTAAGCTTAATCCAGACCATGAACTGCTCATGATTTGCGCCGATGATGCGACCAATTATGCCAAGCCTACCCTGTCCAATGCTTTCGTCGGCAAAAAAGCGCCTGAAAATATTGCACTAGGTGATGCAGCAAAAATGGCAGCTCAACTGAATATGCGTATTGAAACTCATACCTGGGTGAAAGCGATTGATGCCGTAGCCCATGAACTCACTATTGCCAAAGACGGACAAGAACAGAAACAGCCTTATTCCAAACTGGTGCTGGCTGTCGGTGCCAATCCGATCCGTTTAGCCATTTCAGGTGATGGTAGTGATGACATTCACGTGGTGAACAACCTGACTGACTATAAAGCTTTCCGTACCAGCCTTGCAGCTCGTCAGGACAAGCGTGTTGTAATTCTAGGTGCAGGCCTGATCGGCTGTGAATTTGCCAATGACTTGCAACATACTGGTCATCAGGTCACCATCATTGACCTGGCACCATATCCATTAGTGCGTTTGCTGCCAGAACATGTGGCTAAAGCCTTCCAGCAAAATCTGGCAGAAACTGGCATCAAATTTGTCTTGGGTACTACGGTTGAAAAAGTCTCTAAAGTGGACAATGGTGACTATCTGGTAACGTTAGCCAATGGTCAGTCTGTGATTGCCGATGTAGTCTTGTCTGCTGTTGGCTTACAGCCAAATGCTTCTATGGCCAAAGCCTCTGGTGTACATGCAGTACGCGGTATCTTGACTAATGCGCATCTGGAAACCAACCTGCCAGACATTTACGCAGTCGGTGACTGTGCAGAAGTTAACGGGACTTTACTGCCTTATGTGATGCCGATCATGCAACAGGCGCGTGCCTTGGCAAAAACCCTGAATGGCGAATCGACTTCTGTGCACTACCCAGCAATGCCAGTGGCTGTCAAAACCCCAGCAGCACCATTAACCGTACTTCCGGCTCCTGCTGAAGTCGAAGTAACCTGGGAAACTGAAGAGTTTGACGATGGTATGCTGGCCAAAGCCACGGATAGCGAAGGCACACTTCGCGGCTTTGTATTACTCGGGCCAACTGCAGCAAAACAAAGACTTACACTGACTAAACAGGTCCCTGACTTGATTCCTGCAGCTGTTTAA
- the rubA gene encoding rubredoxin RubA: MKKYQCIVCGWIYDEAEGWPQDGIAPGTKWEDIPDDWTCPDCGVSKLDFEMIEV; this comes from the coding sequence ATGAAAAAATATCAATGCATCGTTTGTGGATGGATTTACGACGAAGCTGAAGGCTGGCCGCAGGACGGTATCGCACCAGGAACAAAATGGGAAGATATTCCAGATGACTGGACTTGCCCAGACTGTGGCGTATCTAAACTCGATTTTGAAATGATCGAAGTCTGA
- a CDS encoding adenine phosphoribosyltransferase — translation MSNMSTSLWSHIRTVQDFPKPGICFFDLTPLFMNNIGALTDALIASIPAEKLEEVDSFIAVEARGFVLASLLAQRTGKGLLLVRKAGKLPPPVVGVGYSLEYGLDRLEMSAEVQSKKVIIVDDVLATGGTLKAVRELAAKCNHEVLGASIFLDLPDLHNDLGLDIWTVLDDKSKPEVEAA, via the coding sequence ATGAGCAATATGTCTACTTCATTGTGGTCTCACATTCGTACTGTCCAGGATTTTCCAAAGCCAGGTATCTGCTTCTTTGACTTGACACCGCTTTTCATGAACAACATCGGTGCATTAACTGATGCCTTGATTGCGAGCATTCCTGCTGAAAAGCTGGAAGAAGTAGACAGCTTTATTGCGGTTGAAGCACGTGGTTTCGTGCTGGCTAGCCTGTTGGCGCAGCGTACCGGAAAAGGCTTATTGCTGGTTCGTAAGGCAGGTAAATTGCCACCTCCAGTCGTGGGTGTCGGTTACAGTCTGGAATATGGTCTGGATCGTCTGGAAATGTCTGCTGAAGTACAGTCTAAAAAAGTGATTATTGTTGATGATGTATTGGCCACTGGTGGTACTTTAAAAGCGGTACGTGAGCTGGCTGCTAAATGTAATCATGAAGTTCTGGGTGCTAGTATCTTCCTAGATCTGCCAGATCTGCACAATGACTTAGGTCTGGATATCTGGACTGTACTGGATGACAAATCTAAGCCTGAAGTAGAAGCGGCTTAA
- a CDS encoding YqiA/YcfP family alpha/beta fold hydrolase, translating to MSQCTSKILFIHGLDSSKESTKFHAIDADKKYCIDVDYRNLNYVTVAEFYSEIIQKIQPDILVGHSLGGYWALKMSQRFQIPCVIANPSLNPNFRDDYPAICDEDLQHDIPQFAYIELGDEMLDMHTVQSQLEDYMHVEAVAGGHHRLEHPERLNPLILQIEQLLQNHYII from the coding sequence ATGAGCCAATGCACTTCTAAAATCCTGTTTATTCATGGACTTGATTCTTCCAAAGAGTCAACAAAATTCCATGCTATCGATGCAGACAAAAAATATTGTATCGATGTGGATTATCGTAACCTCAATTATGTAACTGTAGCCGAATTTTATAGCGAAATTATTCAGAAAATTCAGCCAGATATCCTTGTCGGACATAGTTTGGGCGGTTACTGGGCCTTAAAGATGTCGCAGCGCTTCCAGATTCCTTGTGTGATTGCCAATCCAAGCCTGAATCCGAATTTCCGTGATGACTACCCTGCCATCTGTGATGAGGACCTGCAGCACGATATTCCTCAATTTGCCTATATCGAACTGGGCGATGAAATGCTGGACATGCATACAGTGCAGTCACAACTGGAAGATTATATGCATGTTGAAGCGGTTGCCGGGGGGCATCACCGTCTGGAACATCCGGAACGACTCAATCCACTGATTCTGCAAATTGAGCAGCTTTTGCAAAATCACTACATCATATAA
- the lysS gene encoding lysine--tRNA ligase, with amino-acid sequence MTQTNAQSTSEQHISENDLIAQRHAKLKQIEDHAKETGKSPWPNTFKREHYAQDLQDQFADKSKEEIEAGEKVYVKVAGRVMLNRGSFIVIQDMTGRIQLYVPRKELDTDTLATIKSLDLGDIIAAKGYIGRSGKGDLYVHIEHFELLTKSLRPLPDKFHGLTDTEVKYRKRYLDLIVNEETRKTFEIRAKVVAGIRSYLTEKRFMEVETPMMHVIPGGASARPFETHHNALDMPLFLRIAPELYLKRLVVGGFERVFEINRNFRNEGVSTRHNPEFTMIEFYQAYADYKDLMELTEQMLEKLALDILGTTDVPYGDEVYSFKGPFKKISMFDAILEHNPQFTPENVNDREFLAKFVREELKEEVKPGFGLGKLQTIVFEETVETKLRQPTFVTEYPAETSPLARRNDENPHITDRFEFFIGGRELANGFSELNDPIDQAERFQAQVAEKDAGDDEAMHYDADFIEALEYGLPPTAGEGIGIDRLVMIFTNAPSIRDVILFPHMRHKHA; translated from the coding sequence ATGACGCAAACTAACGCTCAATCGACTTCTGAACAACACATTTCCGAAAACGATTTAATTGCACAGCGTCATGCCAAGTTAAAGCAGATTGAAGACCACGCCAAGGAAACAGGTAAGAGCCCATGGCCAAATACCTTCAAGCGTGAACATTATGCACAAGACCTTCAAGACCAGTTCGCTGATAAATCAAAAGAAGAAATTGAAGCAGGCGAAAAGGTTTATGTAAAAGTTGCGGGTCGTGTGATGTTGAACCGTGGTTCATTCATCGTGATCCAGGACATGACTGGCCGTATCCAGCTGTATGTACCACGTAAAGAACTGGATACCGATACACTGGCAACCATCAAATCACTGGATCTGGGCGATATCATCGCAGCAAAAGGTTATATCGGCCGTTCTGGTAAAGGTGATCTTTATGTTCATATCGAACATTTTGAATTGTTAACTAAATCACTACGTCCACTGCCAGACAAATTCCATGGTCTGACTGACACAGAAGTGAAATATCGTAAACGTTATCTGGATCTGATTGTTAACGAAGAAACCCGTAAAACTTTTGAAATCCGTGCCAAAGTGGTTGCTGGTATCCGTAGCTACCTGACTGAAAAACGCTTCATGGAAGTGGAAACACCAATGATGCACGTGATTCCAGGCGGTGCGTCTGCACGTCCATTCGAAACACACCACAACGCTTTGGATATGCCACTGTTCCTGCGTATTGCGCCAGAGCTTTACCTGAAACGTCTGGTTGTAGGTGGTTTTGAACGTGTCTTCGAAATCAACCGTAACTTCCGTAATGAAGGTGTTTCGACCCGTCACAACCCAGAATTCACCATGATCGAGTTCTACCAGGCTTATGCAGACTATAAAGATCTGATGGAACTGACTGAACAGATGCTGGAAAAACTAGCATTGGATATCCTGGGTACAACTGACGTGCCTTATGGCGATGAAGTGTATAGCTTTAAAGGTCCATTCAAGAAAATCTCCATGTTTGATGCGATTCTTGAGCACAATCCACAATTCACACCTGAAAACGTGAATGACCGTGAATTCCTGGCGAAATTCGTGCGTGAAGAGCTGAAAGAAGAAGTGAAACCAGGTTTCGGTCTGGGCAAACTGCAAACCATCGTGTTTGAAGAAACTGTAGAAACCAAACTGCGTCAGCCAACTTTCGTCACTGAATACCCCGCGGAAACTTCTCCACTGGCTCGTCGTAATGATGAAAACCCACATATCACGGATCGTTTTGAATTCTTCATCGGTGGTCGTGAGCTGGCGAATGGCTTCTCGGAATTGAATGACCCGATTGACCAGGCTGAACGCTTCCAGGCTCAGGTTGCTGAGAAAGATGCAGGTGATGATGAAGCAATGCATTATGATGCTGACTTCATTGAAGCACTAGAATACGGTTTGCCTCCAACAGCAGGTGAAGGTATCGGGATCGACCGTCTGGTAATGATCTTTACTAATGCACCAAGTATCCGTGACGTAATCCTGTTCCCGCACATGCGTCATAAACACGCTTAA
- a CDS encoding IS4 family transposase: MSLSEHLESTLEHALPSLSHFCELIDLNWIETSLHQTGKASIRRRKLPAEHVVWLVLGLALFRNQPISYVVEQLKLVFGTTDYCVPSAAVQARQRLGREPLAALFSLISQAWFDESQQQYSTFQGLSVCAVDGVVWSMPLTKENFNHFGSSKGKTAVAPYPQVRATCLVNTNTHEIIDAQIGSMDQGELTLVNQLSPPAQSITLFDRAYFSADFLIGWQTRGESSHWLMRAKDNLRYDIIKRNSPHDFHIRMPISARAKKLNPALGDYWEARLIEVEQAGKIRRYITSLLDSKTYPLIALAKLYAQRWEIEMCYREIKSNLQEGKHLRSKQPDLIYQELWGVLIAYNVLRRQMKYMAQRAKVSPLRISFHIASIALLNLLRFDSLASAGNLPKHLESLMEKSNRYVIPERRVRSYPRVVKGKPQKYPRKSQSIS; this comes from the coding sequence ATGTCTTTATCTGAACATTTAGAATCCACTCTTGAACATGCTCTCCCATCACTTAGCCATTTTTGTGAACTTATTGACTTAAATTGGATTGAAACATCTCTGCATCAAACAGGTAAGGCATCGATCAGAAGGAGAAAATTACCTGCTGAGCACGTGGTTTGGCTTGTTCTTGGGCTTGCCTTGTTTCGCAATCAACCCATCAGCTATGTGGTAGAACAATTAAAACTCGTGTTTGGTACAACAGATTATTGTGTTCCTAGTGCAGCTGTCCAAGCTCGACAACGTTTAGGTCGAGAACCCTTAGCCGCCTTATTCTCCTTAATCAGCCAAGCATGGTTTGATGAATCACAACAACAATATTCAACCTTTCAAGGTCTTAGTGTATGTGCTGTTGACGGGGTGGTTTGGTCTATGCCACTGACCAAGGAGAATTTTAATCATTTTGGCTCATCTAAAGGTAAAACTGCTGTAGCACCTTACCCACAAGTTAGAGCCACGTGTCTAGTGAATACCAATACTCATGAAATCATAGATGCCCAAATAGGCAGTATGGATCAAGGTGAACTCACATTAGTAAATCAATTATCTCCTCCAGCACAAAGTATTACTTTGTTTGATCGAGCTTATTTCTCTGCTGATTTTTTAATAGGCTGGCAAACACGTGGAGAATCAAGTCATTGGCTGATGCGAGCAAAAGATAATTTACGTTATGACATAATTAAACGGAATTCCCCACATGATTTTCATATCAGGATGCCAATATCAGCAAGAGCCAAAAAACTTAATCCAGCATTAGGAGATTACTGGGAAGCACGTTTAATTGAAGTTGAGCAGGCAGGAAAAATCAGACGTTACATTACTTCATTATTAGATTCAAAGACATACCCACTTATAGCCTTGGCAAAGTTATATGCTCAGCGTTGGGAAATTGAAATGTGTTACCGAGAAATTAAAAGCAATTTACAGGAAGGTAAGCACTTAAGGAGCAAACAGCCAGACTTAATTTATCAAGAATTATGGGGTGTCTTGATTGCTTATAATGTTCTAAGAAGACAAATGAAATATATGGCTCAACGTGCCAAAGTAAGCCCGTTGAGGATCAGTTTTCATATTGCATCTATTGCCCTTCTTAATTTACTCAGATTCGACTCTTTGGCTTCTGCAGGTAATCTACCCAAACATCTGGAAAGTTTAATGGAGAAATCTAATCGGTATGTTATACCTGAGAGAAGAGTGAGGAGTTATCCAAGGGTTGTAAAAGGAAAACCTCAAAAATACCCAAGAAAAAGCCAGTCAATCTCTTAA
- the trpS gene encoding tryptophan--tRNA ligase: MSNQDNRPVILTGDRPTGQLHLGHFVGSLRSRVGLQDSHHQHLLLADAQALTDNADNFEKVRRNIIEVATDYLAVGIDPTKTTICVQSCLPALNELTMLYLNFVTVSRLERNPTIKSEIQMRGFERDIPAGFLCYPVAQAADITAFKATVVPVGEDQIPMIEQTNEIVRRLNRQVGRELLPECKALLSNVGRLPGFDGKAKMSKSLGNTIVLDASDKDIKKAVNAMYTDPNHLRIEDPGQVEGNVVFTYLDAFDPNKEELEELKAHYRRGGLGDGVVKKRLEGILKELIGPIRERRMELQKDPDYIMDVLKTGTDKCRDITQATLDEVKNALGVFHF; this comes from the coding sequence ATGAGTAATCAAGATAATCGTCCAGTGATCTTGACTGGCGACCGTCCTACCGGACAACTTCACCTCGGTCACTTTGTTGGTTCTTTGCGTTCTCGCGTGGGTTTACAGGATTCGCACCATCAACATTTGCTGCTTGCTGACGCTCAGGCCCTGACAGACAATGCAGATAACTTCGAAAAAGTACGTCGTAATATCATTGAAGTTGCAACTGACTATCTTGCTGTCGGTATTGATCCGACTAAAACTACGATCTGTGTACAGTCTTGCCTGCCCGCGCTGAATGAGCTGACCATGCTGTACCTGAACTTCGTAACGGTTTCTCGTCTGGAACGTAACCCAACGATTAAATCTGAAATCCAGATGCGTGGCTTCGAGCGTGATATTCCAGCGGGCTTCCTGTGCTACCCAGTCGCTCAAGCTGCTGACATTACTGCATTCAAGGCAACTGTCGTTCCAGTGGGTGAAGACCAGATTCCAATGATCGAACAGACCAATGAAATCGTGCGTCGTCTGAACCGTCAGGTGGGTCGTGAATTACTGCCTGAATGTAAAGCACTACTGTCAAATGTTGGCCGTCTACCTGGTTTTGATGGTAAGGCGAAAATGTCGAAATCTTTAGGCAATACTATTGTTCTTGATGCATCGGATAAAGACATCAAAAAAGCAGTCAATGCAATGTATACCGACCCGAACCACCTGCGTATTGAAGATCCAGGCCAAGTTGAAGGTAATGTGGTATTTACTTATCTTGATGCATTCGATCCTAACAAAGAAGAACTGGAAGAGCTAAAAGCGCATTACCGTCGCGGTGGTTTAGGCGATGGCGTGGTGAAAAAACGTCTGGAAGGCATCCTGAAAGAGCTGATCGGCCCAATCCGTGAACGTCGTATGGAACTTCAAAAAGATCCTGACTACATCATGGATGTCCTGAAAACAGGTACTGATAAATGCCGTGATATTACTCAGGCAACTTTAGATGAAGTGAAAAATGCACTCGGTGTGTTTCACTTCTAA